One window of Puntigrus tetrazona isolate hp1 chromosome 14, ASM1883169v1, whole genome shotgun sequence genomic DNA carries:
- the LOC122357857 gene encoding LOW QUALITY PROTEIN: pentatricopeptide repeat domain-containing protein 3, mitochondrial-like (The sequence of the model RefSeq protein was modified relative to this genomic sequence to represent the inferred CDS: inserted 1 base in 1 codon; deleted 2 bases in 1 codon) — translation MASSCSRALKHHVCKSSSILRIHLQKSWPNRSFALNSAADQQPAVSPQEEIVIPKKKIWSKEAVLQALAPTVKRDPTASDYRFQDDSYLAPKTALEFKLFSLSQESGRNAAKYFINTXPKYFQKDNAQPHIPCLMPETLEAQIEGLSEAALIERIQMRKVKAAVDLNDQLLQAGTSVSLDVTNQLLDLICFYGDNAPPQENVPEQKNEQMEDVKSVPKTRHGRGPRANDLLKASWKENNNAERIFALLSEPNTHSYSALIRGMVKYGAYSKAFSTYTDLLNNRLRADVHIFNALIAAAPEVKERYNEKWELIVDLLNQMAEQKVKPNLFTLNAVLKALRRCGNLGKSQAFPVISEMKALSIEPSLATYNHLLSIFYKPGTLIQGQMDVLQKVMNAVSGKSFTPQDPDDAQFFITAMKVCMETKDVEQAYKVHELMGVGENWRLLGNDLHQSIYYTRFLSLLCMMENVDVILKWYRDLVPSVYYPSSNIMRDLLQALDTDNRLDLIPQIWKDIKQLGQAIRQNLEELLRLMAREKHSQEVQELFAECALDIKKMYQSDLDNASLSWTASSLSDLISVLLAANRRQDAWETLKLFKTHKRVPSDELLNKFLTSIKEGGGEVNQAVELVQISAGFCLPETPKLIQRVQQEFELTDQQRNTLSDLEIQTYSSD, via the exons ATGGCGTCCTCCTGTTCGCGAGCTCTCAAGCATCATGTGTGTAAGAGCAGCAGCATATTGCGCATTCATCTGCAGAAGTCATGGCCTAATAG GAGTTTTGCTCTGAATTCGGCTGCAGATCAACAACCTGCCGTTTCTCCACAAG aagaaatagtcattccaaagaagaaaatatG GAGTAAAGAGGCTGTCTTACAGGCATTGGCGCCCACTGTGAAAAGG GATCCTACAGCCTCAGATTACAGATTTCAAGATGATTCATATCTCGCTCCAAAAACAGCATTAGAGTTT AAGTTATTTTCCTTGTCCCAGGAGTCAGGCAGAAATGCTGCCAAATATTTTATCAATA TACCGAAGTACTTCCAGAAAGACAACGCACAGCCTCATATTCCT TGTCTGATGCCGGAAACTCTAGAGGCTCAGATAGAAGGGTTGTCTGAAGCTGCTCTCATCGAGAGAATTCAGATGAGAAAAGTCAAAGCTGCCGTGGATCTG AATGACCAACTTCTGCAGGCCG GTACATCGGTGTCATTGGACGTGACCAATCAGTTGTTAGATCTAATTTGTTTCTATGGAGATAATGCTCCCCCACAGGAGAACGTTCCAGAACAGAAGAATGAGCAGATG GAGGACGTCAAGAGTGTCCCGAAGACTAGACACGGAAGAGGCCCCAGAGCTAATGATTTACTGAAGGCCTCCTGGAA AGAGAATAATAATGCAGAGAGGATCTTTGCACTGCTGTCAGAGCCAAACACGCATTCATACAGCGCTCTGATACGAGGCATGGTGAAG TACGGCGCTTATTCTAAAGCGTTCAGCACCTACACCGACCTGCTCAACAACCGACTGAGAG ccGATGTGCACATATTCAATGCCCTGATCGCAGCCGCCCCGGAAGTAAAAGAGAGATACAACGAAAAATGGGAGTTGATAGTG GATCTTTTGAATCAGATGGCGGAGCAGAAGGTCAAGCCCAACCTCTTCACACTGAACGCTGTCCTGAAGGCTTTGAGACGCTGCGGCAATCTGGGGAAATCTCAGGCCTTTCCTGTGATCAGTGAAATGAAGGCTCTCTCCATCG AACCCAGTCTGGCCACGTACAATCACTTGCTCTCCATATTTTATAAACCAG GTACCCTAATTCAGGGCCAGATGGACGTTTTACAGAAAGTGATGAATGCAGTGTCAGGGAAGAGCTTCACTCCACAGGACCCTGATGATG cACAGTTCTTCATTACCGCTATGAAAGTC TGTATGGAAACTAAGGACGTTGAGCAGGCGTACAAGGTTCATGAGCTGATGGGCGTTGGAGAGAACTGGAGACTTCTGGGAAATGATCTCCATCAGAGCATTTACTA taCACGGTTCTTAAGTCTGCTCTGTATGATGGAGAACGTTGACGTGATTCTGAAGTGGTACAGAGATCTTGTTCCTTCG GTGTACTACCCCAGTTCTAACATCATGAGAGATCTGCTCCAGGCGCTTGATACCGACAACAGATTAGACCTCATCCCACAAATATGGAAAG ATATCAAACAGCTGGGGCAAGCCATCAGGCAGAATCTGGAAGAGTTGCTGAGACTAATGGCAAGAGAGAAGCACAGTCAGGAG GTGCAGGAATTGTTTGCTGAGTGTGCACTGGACATCAAGAAAATGTACCAAAGTGACTTGGACAATGCTTCGCTGAGCTGGACAGCCAGTTCTCTAAGTGACCTCATCTCAGTTCTACTAGCAGCTAATAGGAGACAGGACGCCTG GGAAACGCTGAAACTTTTCAAAACGCACAAAAGAGTGCCAAG TGACGAGCTGTTAAACAAGTTCTTGACGAGTATAAAGGAGGGCGGTGGTGAAGTGAATCAGGCGGTGGAGCTGGTGCAGATCTCAGCTGGCTTCTGTTTGCCCGAGACCCCAAAACTCATCCAGAGGGTCCAGCAGGAGTTTGAGCTCACAGACCAGCAGAG aAACACTTTGTCTGATTTGGAGATTCAGACCTATAGCAGCGATTAA